In the Arachis ipaensis cultivar K30076 chromosome B04, Araip1.1, whole genome shotgun sequence genome, aaacaacACAAAATAAAGAGGAGAAAAATTTATTATAAAGGgttattaaaattaaacaaagataaaaaatacATAACCAAACCATAAAACAAACAAAGTATTAAAACTAGACTGAAAAACAGGAGAAAATGGAGGAACAAGACGAGAAAAGAAAGGGAATAAAAGGAGATGGAGAAGGTTGGAGTAGATGGAGGAGGGGTGAAAAAAGGGGAAGAAATAGTAAAGGAGAGAAATAGAGGTAGAACAAATGGAGGAGGGGGTGAGAGCataatagttaaaaattttttatttaattcttaAAATTTGTTGATACTACAATTTTAAATGAATCAATCGATTTTATAAAATGTATacttaaaattttatgattttacaatttaaattttattaaaattttacattttacatattttttatttccaaaattttaattttctttacaaAGAGCATTGAAAATCGAAGATGAGCGGTGGAGTGAGCGGGGAAGAGACTTTAAGGGTGAAACACGGTGAGGCAGCCGATAATGTCGGCGGAAGAGATAAGGAGGAGAGCGGGGGAGGGATTGCATCAGGGGAAAAGGATGATCATATTTTGGGAGGGGTTTCTAAGTCTTTGAAGGTTTCTTTCAGGGACAAAGTTGTGGGTTCCAAGATTGCTAAAACTTTTTCACTTGTTGAAACTTTATCGGGAGATAACATTGCGGTAGTTTCTGGGAAGCAAGGAGATCTCTTGCCACCGAGTGTCACGTTTACCCAAGAAGCTAAGAATTGCTTGGCAGAACCTTATAAGGATGCTATAATGATTAAGGTGCTAGGTAAACATTATAGCTACACTGCATTGTTTCATAAACTCCAAACGATATGGAGGATTAAGGgaggttttgatttattggacgtGGGATTTGACTACTTTCTTGTGAAGTTTAATATAGCTGAGGAGCGAGAAAAGGTTCTCTTAGGAGGTCCATGGATGATCGAGGAAAATTATGTGGCTGTGAAGCCTTGGGATCAAGAGTTTAGATCAAGTGAAAACTGTTTTGGAGCAACTTTAGTGTGGATTAGAATTTTCGGATTACCAATTTGGTGCTACCAAGAAGATGCAATACTCCGTGTTGCGGCTGCAGTTGGCATTCCCGTTAAGGTTGATTTGGCAACAAAATTAGCTGAAAGAGGACGATATGCTTGAGCCTGTGTTCAGATAGATTTAGGATTGCCAGTGACTAAGAAGATTCTTGTTGAAGGTGTTGAATATGAGGTTGAATATGAAAGTCTTCACCTTATTTGTGGCTCCTGTCTCAAGTTTGGTCATGATATGAAGGTGTGCAAGACTGACAGCAATGCAGTAGGAGGAACTAATGCCAAGGTGATCAGCGATGTAGCAAAGCAGCCAGAAAGctcaaattcaaaaaattcagTACATGTGGAAAAGACAAGTTTTTATTTTGGCAAGAATCTTGGAGATGAGACTGTAAATGTTACTGTCTCGAATTTGGTGGAGAGTGATTTGTATGCTGTTCATGTAGACCATGCACAACAAGAGGATTTGGAAGGTTGGACTCAAGTGATTAGGAAAGGAAAGTATAAAATGGGTCAAAAGCCTTCTCTTAGCACCCATCAGGTCCAACCAAAAGTAAAGAAGACTCCTAACAAGGCTACCAATACTTGGACTAGGCCTAATCACCAACGTACAACACATGCTACTGGATCCAAAGTAAAATTAAGCAGGGGCATCAATATTGGAAAACCGGTTAGTGTGGCTTCTTCGGGAACCCGGCATAATGTTCATCATCAGCAGTAAGGTGAGACAACAAATGACACTGTTCCAAAGCGTCCTCGCCCAAACTCTTTGCAGAATTCATCAGTAGATAAGGATGGAGCATCGACGGCGGGTATGGTGCAAGTTTCGACGGAGAAAATTGGGCTGCAACTTGAGAGTCCATTAAAGGCAGGATCGTCGAAGACAGGGACATCATGTTGAGTCTCGGGTTTGTTATTGGAGCTCCCTTTTTGCTGTTTTTATGGATAGTTTCAATATCATAGCCTGGAATGTGAGGGGTGCGTCTAACAAGATGGCCCGTGTGCATTGCAAAAATTTGGTGAGAATATATAAaccatctttcttctttctctttgagaCTCATACCATGTTTAATAATTTGAAGAATTTTTgggataagttgggttttcattgtGTTAGTATTGAGGAAGCAGTAGGACACAGGGGTGGCATTTAGTTTCTATCTTCTATTGCTAATGCTTCTTGTGTGGTTATTGATCAAATTGACCAATGTATCACAGTGAAAGTGAGTGTGTGTAACTTAGTTTGGCTTTGTAGTGCAGTATATGGGAGTCCTCAATTCGAAAAAAGATGTATGCTTTGGGATCATTTGTGTTCTATTAATTCAGGCCATAATAGACCATGGATGGCcgttggtgattttaatgagatTGTGGCACCAGATGAGAGTACAGGTGCTTATTTTTCTTCTCACAGAGCTAGTCTATTAGCTACTACTCTAGATGACTGTGAGCTCTTTGATCTTAAAGTGACTGGTAGGAGATATACTTGGTATAGAGCAGTTCAGGCTGGCAGGGACTTGGCTAAAAGGTTGGATAGAGCTATAGTTAATGAGGCGTGGATGACAATGTTTCTTGAGGGTTATTCTGAAATTCTTAGCAGGCTTCATTCTGATCATTGTCCTATTTTAGTTCGTTGACATGGTAGCCCCAGAGTGAAAGGTTCACGTCCTTTTAGGTTCCAAGCTACGTGAGCAACACATCCTTCTTATAAATATGTTATTAGTAAAGCTTGAAATCAAGAGTTTGGAGGCGTTACCGAAATGCTTAAGATGGTTCAACAGGCTTCTTTGGACTTCAACTCAAAGATTTTTGGAAATGTTTTTGTGCGAAAAAATAAGCTGGAATATCAGATTGATCAGATTCAACGGCGTTTAGAGGTTACCGATGTGTTATCTCTGAGAATTAAAGAAGCTGAACTGAGGGAAGATTATAATAGGCTTTTGTTGCAAGAGGAATTTTTTTGGTACCAGAAATCTAGAGAGCAGTAGGTCAAGTATGGGGATAGAAACACTAAATTCTTTCATCTTCAGACTTTGGTGCGTAGAAACCATAATAGAGTACATGGATTATATGTTAGAGATGGATCTTGGTCTACTGATCCAGATATTCTCCAGGAAGAAGCCCTCTCTTTTTACAAGAATCTCTTTGGTACAACGGAAAAGGTTGAGGTTGATTGTTTAGGGGATGTTCCGATGCCCACTCTAAGCACTGAGGCTTGTGCTAGGTTAATTGACCCTGTCTCTTTTGCGGAAGTCAAGTCAGCAGTATTCAGTATGAGCCCTTTTAAGGCTCCTGGTCCAAATGGCTTTCAagcttatttttttaaagaatattgggagatagCAGGCACTGAGATTTGGAATATTGTCCGGAGTGTTTTTTTGGGAGAGTTCTTAAATCCTAGCATCATGGAAACTCTGATTGTGCTTATTCCTAAAATTGATAACCCTACCTTTATGAAGGATTTCAGGCCTATTAGCTTGTGTAATGTTGTTTATAAAATTATCACCAAAGTATTGACTAACCGACATCAGCATTTTCTTCCAGATATTGTTAGTCCTTTACAAGGAGGTTTTATTCCGGGTCGTGGTGCtcctgataatattattgtggCCCAAGAAATTCTGAATTTCATGAAGCACACAAAATCCAAGAAAGGTACTCTTGCTTTTAAAATTGATcttgaaaaagcttatgatagggtggattggaggtttttggagagtactctcattgcttttggttttcctatcatcactgttaatttgattatgacttgtgtccgtgcatcatctctttctattatgtGGAATGGGAATAGATTAGATAGTTTTGCTCCTAGAAGGGGGCTTAGACAGGGCGATCCAATGTCTCCTTACTTATTTGTGCTTTGTATGGAAAGACTTGCTTGCTATATATCTCATAAGGTGGTCGAGGGTGTGTGGAAACCAGTTTCTGTCACTAGGGGTGGCCCAAAATTTTCTCATTTGATGCTTGCAGATGATCTCTTACTCTTCTGTCAGGCTACAAAGAGTCAGGTCCAAATGGTCATGCATTCTCTTAACATTTTTTGCAAGGCATCTGGCATGAAAGTGAATCTTGAAAAGTCTAAagctttttgttctaaaaatgtgACTGCTCGTAGAAGGgatatttttactagtgtttcttcaatacgttttgctttggacttaggaagatatcttggagttaaccttaatcattcccGTACCAGTAGGGCTTCTTTTCATTCGGTGATTGAAAAGGTGAGGGGAAGAttagctaattggaaaggacgGCTTCTAAATAAAGTAGGGAGACTTTGCCTGATCAATTCTGTTGCAGCATCCATTTCCGTCTATCATATGCAGGTATCTTTTTTTTCCAAATTAGGTTTGCGATAAATTATCTTCTATGATGAAACAGTTCCTTTGGAAGGATCAAGTTGATGGTAAAGgtctttctcttgttaattggaGGACCGTGATCACTCCAAAAAAAATTTGGTGGCCTGGGTGTTAGAGATCCTGCGTGTGTTAATATATCTTTACTTGGTAAATTGGTGTGGCAACTTTTTCATTGTCAGGACAAGTCTTGGGTTGCTCTATTGAGGGCGAAGTATCTGAGGAATGAGGGAGTTTTAGATGGCACTGTCCCTTGCAATGCTTCTCATGTTTGGAAGAGTGTCTCAAAGGCTTTTGGTGCTCTTAAGGATGCCTTCTCTTGGTGCGTTGGGTCACTTGATCAATCTTTTTGGTTTGACAATTGGAGTATTGAGGGCCCAATTGCTCAAGatgtcccttttgtacatatattTGACTCTGATTTAACTATTAGAGACGTTTGAAAAGATGGTCAATGGAATCTCCATGATATTTTCTCTATCATTCCAGAAGATGTCAAATAGCGTTTGAATGCTTATAATCCAGATTTGAATGCTGGAGAGAGTTCGGGTTGGTCGTGGGGTGTGGCATCTTCTAGACTTTACTCAGCTAGGAGTGGGTACAGTTGGCTAGCCAAAAGAAAATTTGACTGGAATGAGCATGATAATTGGTTGTGGGTATGGCGACTGCATATTCCTGAGAAGTACAAGTTCTTGATTTGGCTCAGTCATCATAATGCTGTTCCTACGGCAGAGTTTCGTTTGGGTCGTGGTTTAGCTTTATCTAGCACCTGTCATCGGCGTCAGAATATTTCTGAATCAATTTTTCATTGTCTTCGGGAGTGCCCTAGTGCCAAGGAGGTCTGGAACCTTTTAAGCCTGTATTCAGATAACTCGAATTTACATGATTGGCTCTACAGAGGTGCAATGAGTgaaaatgtttttcttttcttttcgaccatctggtggatttggagaagcagaaatcatgacttatttaatatagatgattcatggagtgctagtaaagtggtgagtttgattcgtagttcagtaagggagtttcacactatttttgctatgcatcaatctctgtctcctccttcactttgtttgcattgggttccacctccagtttattctgttaaattgaattgtgatgctagttggtTTGCTCCTTCTGGCTATGCTGGTTTTGGTTGTATCATTCGCAATCCTGATGGATGTTGGTTGAAAGGTTGCACTGGGAAAGTCGAAGTGTGCAGTGTTCTTTTTGCTGAATTGTATGCAATTTGGAGAGGTTTACTTCTTGTTTGGGAGAGTGGATTTCGTGAGGTTATTTGTGAAACAGACTGTTTAGAAGCTCTTTTCTTGGTAAACCAAAGAATGCTTGGTAAGGATATTCCGGAATGAGATTTGGCAAAGCATATACAGGAGGttatgaattggaattggagagtctctattcttttaattcagaggactgcaaatagtgttgcagattgtatggctaaagcagctgcttctgtcgcggacattcactcgaattggagccaaccatggagtgagtttcaacatctaatagatttagatatgaccctagccaattaatttggttttgtctttttttttttttcttttctatttagtcacaaaaaaaaaagcattGAAAAGAAggtggaagaagaaagagagagccACCGCTATCCTGTGAAGTAGTGTGGCGGTAGCGGCCCTACAAAGATTGTTTCTTGCTTTGGTTTACAAACAGAGAGGCACAAAGAAGTTTTTCTCAATAACgtaaaagttttttttatttgtgcaaaATAAAGTTGATAGAATTAAAAGTGATAAAATTTTGTAATATTATACTATGCTGAATATTATGGTGCTTAAAAGTGGTgcctatttattaaaaaaagttaaaaaataatatttaatttaaaaaatataacaataaataatttttaaaaaaattaaaatttactaCAAAAAGTAAGTTAGGCAAAATTTAGACACCAACTCATAGGCATTATAGAATTGGCCTTATACTATATGCATTAagtataatataatttttatttggtGAAAACTCAGAtgaagtcgactttacgtgaagttgatacctgagagccattagatgaaaatttagtcaagtcagtcaaatcatttaacggctctcagatatcaacttcacctgAGTTTCTACCTTTTTTATGAAAACCAGGTGAAGTCGaattaatagtaataagttaataataaaaaacgaatatattaattaaaagtaaaaatatcattaagattttaaatcataaaaaatgctaaataatactaattagcTTAATAAGACATCTTCAAATAGGATTATATTATATGACAtccaattaattttttcttttttaagacGTGCCATCCTTTGATGTGATTATATATGGATTTATTTAAAGACTAGGAATTAACAAATATTGACTTTGTTCGCATGGGAGGATTATCTTACATATATATTTAATATGTTAAATGTCTAGTAACAGTGATTGCcaaaatattatcaaaattatttaaataaaatatttttttccgaACTTTTTCTAATGTTATTCATTCTGTGAGATAAAAATAGAAGGCACTAACGGTATGATGCGTAGCCGAGGCGACAAATAATTATTCGTGGACGACGGAAAACAAAAGCATATGCATTACTTTTGACGAATTTTACCTATGATTCTAATAAAGTTGGTACATATGATTTGAGCAAAATAGTCAAAGATTTGGACTGGTGCAGCTTATTCCTAACAGTCCAAAGGTTTAGTTATTACATAAGATAAAATATGACCCAACAGACATCCGTCTCTGTCAAAGTCTGAATAAATTCCACTAAAAATCTTAGCAATTGGACTTAAGAGACTAAAGAATGAAGAGATGACAAGTGCCATGACGTCATCATGCATGCCATGGTCCATGGAACCACTATAAAACCCCACTCCCTCCTCCCTGGTTTCAGCATCCAAAACAAACATGGCTCTCAAATACACACTTGCAGTGTTGCTACTTGCATTGTTCTTTGCAGCAGTCTCCATTGCTGATGAATACCCTAAACCTATTCACGACAAGCCTCCATTCCAAAAGCCACCCTATGAGAAGCCTCCATACCATAAGCCACCATTCGAGAAACCACCACACGACAAGCCACCCTTTGAGAAGCCACCACATGAGAAGCCACCATATGAAAAACCACCACACGAGAAGCCACCCCATCAGGAGGAGCAAGTAGAGAAGGTTGAGGTTAATGGGTACTACAAGCCACCACAACACCATCAGCCTCGTCCTTACAAGCCACCgtatggaggtggtggacacgGCGGTCACCACCCTCCAGCGGAGAATGAGCAGACTGACGGTTACTACAAACCACATCCACACCCACCTCATCACGGCCACTGGCCTCCAACTGCCAACTAAATGCATGTATCATGTATGCTTGTTAGCATGGTGATGGTTACGGTGATTTCAAATGTTAAATAAAATGCGGCTTAGGATAGTGGTTGCCGCTACTCTTTGCTGCTTAATTATACTCATGTAATCATCGTTTTCTTCTAATACTTTACTTCCATCTCTATCTTCCTGCTTCGTCTTTCTTCTCTTCCTACCTATCTTGCTTTGCTCCATCTATTATTAATAATGGATTTCTTTTTATATACTTGCGCTGCTTTGCTCCATCTATTATTAATAATGGATTTCTTTTTATATACTTGCGCTGCCGCTTCGTTTCTACCATTCTCTTCATTTCAATAACCACTTTATTTCTAAAGCTTAGCACAACAGATGCATTTTATTCATGTCACTGTTTAAAGGAAATGACATGGGTCAACACTTTTAGTAATATTAAATAGAAATTTTGTTAGCATTAATTCaaatataacaaaaatatatatagaaaagaaataaaattattaatcatCTAACATTTTTCCTAGTCGTCAATGCTACAATTTTAATTAACAGATTATATATAGTACCATCGAGCagtatttttgttaaattatgatcagcacttaaccatcaaaaagaaattgaatgattctacaccattagatgtaatctcatactattaaaaacatcattgatgGCTAATTAATggttaaaaaatcacaaaatctgctgatTCTCTAGACTTtctctaaaatatatattagaatataaaatatatattaaaaataaattaaataatatatatatttatacatatataaatatataataNNNNNNNNNNNNNNNNNNNNNNNNNNNNNNNNNNNNNNNNNNNNNNNNNNNNNNNNNNNNNNNNNNNNNNNNNNNNNNNNNNNNNNNNNNNNNNNNNNNNNNNNNNNNNNNNNNNNNNNNNNNNNNNNNNNNNNNNNNNNNNNNNNNNNNNNNNTTGATTTTAATATAAACGAAACTGTAAAACTgagttaatttaataaaataacaaTTATATTGTACCGGAAAAATACTATATGTATCACTTAGCTTTGATTTTGTTTCTTATATTCTAATACACCTTTTATTTTTAGTGTTAAAATTAATTAaggttcaaaattttttaaagcgAGAGAATTGGTAAAATGAGAAAGTATAGagttaatcaattttaaattaatataatggAACTTAGATATGATTGAAGTTACAAAATTAATGATGACtaattttttactttattattttactatcttttttattttagaggatctaaattttaaaaattaagaatTTGATTTTAATACACCGTTAATATAAAACAATTTTACATGTGTATTTAATTacgtaattattttttatgttaatcaCATGAATAGTTATTCGAAAGAACTAATATAATTGAACGATTGTATAAAACAAGTGatagtacattaaaattaaattttttaaattaaaaataatttatatgaaATAAGTAAAGATAAAATTCCATATGTTGCTCACCTTCCTTCTGATATTTTTATTTCTGTGTTTTTTTAGGTTAGATGGATTGGATCAATTATTCTTTTTTGGACAACCAATATTGGGCTTTTTTGGTAGTTAACCAATATTGGGCTTTGATTGAGAAAAGGAGGAGGTCGAGATTTGCTTTGTAAAGCTTCATCATAATTTGATCTCCAATCCAATCCATTTGGATGTTTCTTGTATATAGACGAATTTGGTTTGTTGACCAAAAACTAAAAGGTCAAATTTCGCCTTAGACCACAAAAGAGGAAATCGTTTAGCTAGAATGTCCGGCCCAAATGTATTGTCTTTTTTAATTGTGTATTTGATATTTtgatttgtgtttttattttttattttataaattaaaagtaaaaatacaaaaaagacaCAAATTAAATGCATTCTAAAATCTCTCTCGTCTTTCTTTAATGTTCTATTTTATGAGACAAGAGCACTGAATTTTTCGCACACTGTCACGTCATTTTCTGTTATGTTAGTTAAATTAAATATGAAATTACGCAAGAGATGGTACATTGCATGTACAATGAATGTGAGTTTTACATGTGTGGACTTATTCTGCCTCCTGTCATAAATTATCAATTGAATTGATGCATGCTACTTCTGTACTTCAAGTCTACTGGAGACAAATCAACTAGTTTGACGAAAGGTTTAGGTACCAAATAATATAAAGAGTAAATtcacaaataaaattttaaagatttatattttaaataaattaattaaaaatattttttaagataATNNNNNNNNNNNNNNNNNNNNNNNNNNNNNNNNNNNNNNGGACTAAACACAATTACAATTCCGTGAAATTACGAACATATCATCCAAAAAAAAGGAAACTGATATTTATAATGAAATAACCATAATCTAAATTAGAAAAAAAACCATATAACATTGATATTTCCTTAATTTACTAAAAAATGAATGGGATAAAGTATACCAAGAAGAGTCAAGAGTCAGAATGCGGAAactcataaaataataaaatatagtaGTTGTGAGGAAGAAAGAGTACCAAGATGAAATCTTCACTAATTAACTTCTTGTTACGTTACTACTAAATATGACCATTTGAAATCTTCAAAATGAAGCAAGGAAGTATGAGTCCTAAAACAAGAATGGGAATTACTATTACTATTCTCATCTTCACCCAAATCTTGCTCTGCATTCATGCTACTGAAACAGATATATTCTGTTTAAAATCCATCAAGGATTCCTTGGAAGATCCATATAATTTCTTAGCTAGCTGGGACTTCAACAACAAAACCGAAGGTGTTATTTGTAATTTTGTGGGTGTTAGTTGCTGGAATCCCAATGAAAACAGAGTGCTAGGAATCGACCTGTCAAACATGAGGCTGAAGGGCCAGTTTCCGCGGGGACTTCATAATTGCACTTCATTAACTGCCTTAGACCTTTCATCAAACAGCTTATGGGCACCTCTCCCCTCTGATATTCATACATTACTCCCTTTCGCTGTCTCCATTGATCTCTCCAATAACAACTTCAGCGGACAGATTCCACCATCTCTCGCTAGCTGCACTTACCTGAATGTTCTCAAGCTTGATGGCAACATGCTCACTGGTGGAATCCCGGGTCAACTTGCGGCGCTTCCCAGGATTCGAACACTGTCTTTTGACAACAATAGGTTGTCAGGGGAAGTGCCTAACTTGGCATATGGTTCGGTAAGTGTTAGCTATGCTAAGAATAGGGGGCTTTGTGGAGGGCCCTTGGAACCATGCTCCTTCGACGGAGGAGGAGGGCTTATTATCATGGACCAATCCTTCAAGGATGGCCTTTTTGTTGGTTTTGCATCATCGTTTAGTTTTCTTCTTGCGTGCATCTTTTTCCTTTCAAATAGTTACTGGGCAAAATTATTGAAGTGGATCAAACACAATAAAGGTGTAGAACTAGTCAAATATGTGTGTTCCATCATCACAGGGAGAAAGCTCGGAATAGAAGCTGATCAGATGCCTCAATTGCAGGAGAAAGGAAGCCAAAAGGTATTCcttctcttccatttcttttcCTCAACACTTTATTTACTCTCTCTGTAATCTGTATATTTTATATTGTagtcttctttccctttttttcctTTCAACTTTGTTTGGAAATTGGACAATCTTAATTATTTACAATAATTAAACAAGGAAGCTATGTAACTCTACTTATGTTCTTTATCTTAATGAAATTAGTTACTTATACATTTATCATGTTAGTTTCCTACATGAGTGCAGCCCTATTAATGTTATAAGTGTGATAAGTGTATGAAATTAGTTTCACATTgaagaaagcaaggaagattgagaagtttataagatgagagacttATTAGTTTACTattttaaggttttgagttggatgtggtgtcttatcatcttatgttctctTTTAAAGGAGTATTCAAGAAGATGGGGAGTTGATGTGCTCGATGTGTTAGTTCACACTTGAGGCGGAGATTGTTAATGTTGCTTTTTTTATTTTGCCTTTTGGTCTTAATTTACTTTTATATTGATTTGATCACACCCATTATTGATGCTGCTTGACTGACCCAAACATTAAGATTAGTAATAAACTGAATCAACTCAAACCAAATGACTTGAGGTCTATCGGTTGAATTTAGAGATATACTAGACTACTATATTTTCATTACATTTCATGAATGCAAAAATTAAGTGAATTTCTATAGCTTTATTATCTAGATAATTTCATTGATAGTTGTGAGTTGAATTCACAGATAGCTCTACTACTGGAAAGATTAACATCCACTATGAAGTTTGAAGAACTAAATGATGCAACGGACGGATTTTCTATAAACAATGCAATTGGGTTTGGAAAGATGGGAATAATGTACAAGGGAACATTGGCTAACGGTTGGCACCTAGCCATTAAGAAACTAACTGATTCTCAACAATTTGGGAGACAAGTTCTTATAGAAATAAGGATTCTAGGTAAGCTCCGACACAGAAACATAGTTCCCCTGCTTGGGTTCTGCATTGAAAACGATGAAAGGATTCTGGTGTACCCGTATTTCTCAAATGGAAGACTCTCGAAATGGTTGCACCCTTTGGAAACTGAGGCTATGATATTGACATGGCCACAGAGGATTAACATTGCACTAGGTGTGGCTAGAGCCTTATCTTGGCTCCATCATTTATGCAATCTGCATGTGGTGCACTTGAATATTTGTTCACGGAGTATCTTGCTAGATAAGAATTTTGAACCCAAGTGAACTCAGAAGGCATAGCACCATCACATTCAGGATCTCTCTCTTTAGTGTTCCCTCCACTTTCTCAACTCTGCCCAATTTGTATGTTTAAATCTCACTATTAATTGGCTTAGGATGTTTTTTACttatatgaatattttttttgaacataggtagctcaacacaataaagtggagcaccaagaactaaggacaatcaaaacaaaatat is a window encoding:
- the LOC107637285 gene encoding probably inactive leucine-rich repeat receptor-like protein kinase At5g48380, which gives rise to MKQGSMSPKTRMGITITILIFTQILLCIHATETDIFCLKSIKDSLEDPYNFLASWDFNNKTEGVICNFVGVSCWNPNENRVLGIDLSNMRLKGQFPRGLHNCTSLTALDLSSNSLWAPLPSDIHTLLPFAVSIDLSNNNFSGQIPPSLASCTYLNVLKLDGNMLTGGIPGQLAALPRIRTLSFDNNRLSGEVPNLAYGSVSVSYAKNRGLCGGPLEPCSFDGGGGLIIMDQSFKDGLFVGFASSFSFLLACIFFLSNSYWAKLLKWIKHNKGVELVKYVCSIITGRKLGIEADQMPQLQEKGSQKIALLLERLTSTMKFEELNDATDGFSINNAIGFGKMGIMYKGTLANGWHLAIKKLTDSQQFGRQVLIEIRILGKLRHRNIVPLLGFCIENDERILVYPYFSNGRLSKWLHPLETEAMILTWPQRINIALGVARALSWLHHLCNLHVVHLNICSRSILLDKNFEPK
- the LOC107637284 gene encoding repetitive proline-rich cell wall protein 2 codes for the protein MALKYTLAVLLLALFFAAVSIADEYPKPIHDKPPFQKPPYEKPPYHKPPFEKPPHDKPPFEKPPHEKPPYEKPPHEKPPHQEEQVEKVEVNGYYKPPQHHQPRPYKPPYGGGGHGGHHPPAENEQTDGYYKPHPHPPHHGHWPPTAN